The Canis lupus dingo isolate Sandy chromosome 18, ASM325472v2, whole genome shotgun sequence genome includes the window agaaaaacaaacaaaaacaaccaaccaaccaaccaaccaaacaaacaaacaaaaccaaggcgggttatcctctggttctatagactgtaaatccctcaacttcccctggagctttctagTGCTGCtcggtccagaacttgctcttcccctgtccttccagctggtctctgggggaggggctgctgtgctgaatCTCACGtttgtgcacctgggggagctgtcccgcccccctgccaggtgctgggctcagtggagctgattaccctgtgaggccccgtTCCCTGGCCGCCccgctccgtcccaggcacagggtgacaccaggagggacaaccccactggcggcggccagctccccagccctggagtccgcTCCGGCAGCAAGCACCGCAGCCCCCAGTCCGCAGGGgtctggatgctccgggggcgggagGCGCCTGGTGGCAGGAACATCCcggctgtcctgggccctcccggcctccgcctgtccctgggggagcgcaggatcctgggctgtggcccccggcgccctgggctcccaggcctgCAGCGCTGGGATCGCTCCCGGGAtcgcagccccctccgccgagCCACTCCCGCCACTCCCggggccccagccccaccccccccaccagagaccagctttaaaaaagattttctttatttattcatgagagagagagaggcagggaaagaagcaggccccatgcagggagcccgacgggactcgatctgggtctccaggatcacaccctgggccaaaggcaagcgccaaacccctgagccacccgggctgccgctgctccagccctttactgctCTCCCCCGGCGCACTTCCCGTTAGCCTCGGGAACCCGGGAATCCGGGgaccccactgcccctcctggggtcctgcccgagttccctgcgagCGCCGTTCCCTCCGGGAAGGACCCAGAGCGgattttaaagttcccgcttctccgggactgggctctcctgtccccaggccccccgccccgctcagcccggctcctcctcgcactgggggggggggggggctcccccactggattgattgattgattgattgattgattttctgtcttcctaccttgttagaagcgcaaacccTTGTctctgttgcattccagctgttctctctttaaatctcaggccaaggggatccctgggtggctcagtggtttagcgcctgccttcagcccagggcctgatcctggagtcccgggatcgagtcccgccttgggctccctgcgtggagcctgcttctccctctgcctgtgtctctggccccccctcccccgtctatcgtgaataaatatgtaagatctttaaaaaaacaaaaaacaaaaaacaaatctcaggccgaattcgcaggttttcaggatgattttaaaGTTCTCTAGGTAAGTCAGTGGAGACAGGTgactggggaccctactcctccaccagcTTGCCCCGCCCCcgaaaaatgtttttgaaagatcATTGTCTccaaaaaaagagtaaaatcagTCTTTGCTTAACTAAAGGTTTATAATCATAGCAAACTAGTACCCTAATGGTTTAAAATGAGCATACCTGATTACTCAATCTCAGGGATTACACTCTTAACAAAGAACATTTTTTGGTCTCTAATCTAGTTCATATTCATATTCCTTTTGCTATACCCCCCacacccacacgcacacacaccataTCTGGGGCACTAGGTctcccagtcagttaagtgtctaactcttggtttcagctcaggtcatgatctcagggtcatgagatcaaacgcTGTGttgggccctgtgctgggtgtggagcttgtttaaaattctctctctgcctctccctctgcccctctgcaccccaccccccacacatatcctctctatcaaataaataaataaatcttaaaaaaaaacccacagcacaCTGTATCCTACATGACAACACTCCCACCTCACATGGTGCTGTTCCCCAGAAGATGCAGCATCTGAGGTTTCAATAGATCATTGCCTCCTCCTTTCACTGTGAAGTGACTGCCTAAGTCAGGAGCCATGATTTCTGGAATACCATTTCTAGATACCATAACTGCTTTTAAGACATCCAGTAACTCATCAAAATAGTGTTGCCGGCAGAAGCAAGGAAAAGCACATCTAAATCTAGAATAATCTAGAGAAAGCTGCTGCAGTGGAAATAAATCTCTGCAGCCACGTGACCTCTGAAATGAAGGTTACAGGGTGAGAGGATGGGCTGCCACGGTGCTGGTTCCTCCTTATCTCCAACTCTTCTTCCGTGGAAGTCTTTGCTCCATGTACACTTATTTACTCAGTTATCTCATGTAGGTCCTTAAATGCATTACTATCTACATTCTCGTATTTCTAagtatagaaatgtatttctgaatGCTAGATGTTGTCTCTGCATGTCATGCTAACTCCACATGCCATCCACTTGGATGTTTTATTGATATCTGAACATGGAATGCTCACAACTGCCCACtgccaccccctcaccccacccttgCTACACTTTCTGGACAGACTCCCCCTGCAGCGTCCCCACCTTGGGTAACAGCAGCTCCACCCCTCacagttgctcaggccaaaatcTTGTCATTGTTTGTGATACCTCCGGTCTTTTCGCCATCCACCCCGATCTTTGATCAGCAAATTTTGTCAGCTTTACCTTAAGGAACCACTTCACTGCAACCACTGTGGTGCACAGTTTTTCAAGATCATTGCAAACATTGTCAGACCAGTGTTTGTGCTTCATTCATGTCTCCCAAGAGCATGTTCTCCACTCAACaagagtgatccttttaaaatgggGTGAGGTCATGTAGCTCCTCCAATCAAAAACATTTGGTTACCTACTCTCAGTAAAAGGCAGAATTTTTACCATGACTTATAAGGTCTAGATGGTCTGGCTGCCACTGCACCCCACCTCCCCAAGTTTTCTCCAGTCTTCTCTCCTAAATCCTCTCCACCCTAGACTGTCCATTTTTCCTACACTGGCCTCCTTGCCAACCCTAAAAACATGCCATGCACCTCTGCAcctggttctccctttgcctggatATCTTCTCCCAGTATCTGCCTGGCTTATTCTCTTATATCTTTAAGactctgttcaaatgtcacctcctcaaggAGGTCTCCCCAGTCTGTGTCTATAAAATAGTGACCTTCCTATCATTCTCCTTATCAGCTTTGCCCTGTTTAACGGCTTAgggcatttattatatatttattcatctcCTCTGATAAGATATAAACTCTCTGGGATTAGGCTTTTTGGTAACTGATATATTTCTGGCTTTCTAGAAGactgtctggcacatagtatacACTCAGTAAATACTGTTTGAATGAATTGCACCTGAATCCACTCCAACATTTCTATCCCCATAAGTTCTTTAGTTCCAAGGCATTTCTGGCTTCTTAATCTTAGTTACCATGAGCTGCTGTTGATACTAGGTTTGTGTTAACTAATCAAGCAAACTATGAGAACCAAACACATCTGCTCAAGCCGGCCCACTGAATCCAGAGCTTCTGGTAAATATGCCCATATCAATAGATTTCAGTCACATCTGAAagtctgttttttcttccttagtcAAGCAACCTCAGGATCGGTCTCCATATGTTGCCCCCAGCTTTCTGCtgataaaaattagcaaattctTGTAAAGGCTTCTCCTCCAATTTGACTTCATAATTGACATGAGAGTATGCCCTGGTTACAGTTCTAGAGAGGCTGAAGAGTGGGACGAAGGAGCCTAAACAGAGAATGAAGCTCTCTCCATCAGGAAAGAAAGCAATACTGTCTTCGAGAAAGATGAACCTTCTCAGTGTTGGGGAGGGGCCACTTCAAGGAGCAAAGAAGGCTCGGTCACCTTTGGGAATTCAGGGGACTGAGTTCTCCAAGCACACCCAGTCTCCCTCATTTCTATTCTCACTTCCAGCTCTTCccaataaataagcaaaagaaacctGGCCTAGGTATGACTCAGTAGACATTGCATTTTGGCAAGACACagaataaaattagttttaattcaGCCAACTCTGCTTGTTGccttgggagagggaggagattgGAATTGAGAGTGGTTTGCAAAGGGGTCTCTAGTCTAATAGTAGTTTTCTTCAGTCAAAGCATTCATGGATTTTGTAtgatcaaaattaatttcaaaattacaatATGGTATAAGAAGtatggggaaaaaagtcttttttctttaggAACACAGTCAAGGAGAACAATCACTGTGTGTTCTGGTATTGCCATACCCCTCTGCATGACATGTATCCAGAGGCCTGTTCCCAGAACTCCTTCTAAAGGCTTGCCAGTGTATGTACCCAATCTATATATACTCATCCTCTTGTCATATTTCCCCGACTTCAACCACTTCTCACCTATATTCACCTGTATTCACTGCCTCCCAAGTCCTCAGATTTGATTGTATCTGCTCCTTCCCCAGTTATAACTCCAGCTTCTTACACTACAGCTCTTTATCTGTGGTAACATACTCGTCATTTTGAATAACAACACTGTCGTTTGAGACAGTCGTTTGTCTATATCCTAGCCAAACAGATTGATTTCAAGGTAGAACCCTTGTTGAATAATGTAATGTATAATAAGGAATATGTAGGATGGCAGGACCAAAGAAGAGAGGTGCCAACCCCCTCCTAATGTTATCAGAATAGACTGGCCAAAAGAGAGAACTATTTAGAATAATGATGCTGATGAtggcatgtatatgtgtgtgtgtgtgtgtgtgtgtgtgtgtgtgtgtgtgtgtattctaggTGTTTCATATGTTGTCTCATTTAATGCTCTCAATAACTGTCAGATTCTACTGTTAcccattttataactgaaagaaCCAAGGGACAGTGAGATTAAGTGACTTGGCTGGTGATCACATAGCTTACAAAGGGTGGAGCTGAAATTCAAATCTAGCAAGTCCAGTTcctgagtccctgcccttaatCATGAGCGATAAGACAAAACTCAGCAGGGGCTGAGGATGGCATTCTATCTGGACCAAGGGAACATAGCGAAAATAGCGAAAAACTCAGAGAACATGGAGATTGTTGGAGAACAACAAAGTATTCGGTATGGCAGGAGTATATGTAGTGGCAGATAAGGACActgaaaggagaggcagagaccaattCATGAAGGGGTTTATTTGCTGGATTTTTATCCTATAGGAAATGAGGGGTTGATGGAATAATATGTTGTATTTCTGAACAGCCTGTCTGACAGTGAAATATGGAGGGTGGGTTGGAACAGATCAAAACAGAAGGCGTGGGTTTCTGAGAAAGCATTTGCATTTCCAAAGGAGTTCATAAGGGCTGAGGCAGGCAGCAACATCAATGATGGAAAAAAGATGGAGCTGAATGCTgcaaaaggaaactgaaactttTGTATTTCATATGTGTCAACAATATTCTGCAGAGAAATAAGATAATGTTCCTGTATTTGCCTCTGTCTTCCTGTTAACCAAATAGAACTCATTAAAGTCTTTTTGGATCAAAGGTAAAGTCTAATTAGGTAAACACTAGGCAAATTTtcaaacaaaagtaaatatataaatattattttacaaacaaTGATACATAATTTTTCCACATTGCAGAAATAGAGGTGAagattaaatcttttattttacagagttgCTAAAAGACGTGAGACATAAACCAActtatacataaaagaaaataagaattttacaCAAAAGCTTATGACTACCCatcacttttacttttaaaacctttcttggatagacatttaaaaataaggaccAGCTAATTTTGTTACTAGGATATCCTTTATACTTTGTATATTTAAGCTCTTTATTTTACTGGACAGATGTGTCATTAGTTCATTTGAAATATTACTGCTTATAAgaagaatttgatttttcttctcagcAATGAGTGAATTCGTTTCACTTGGAATTTCTAAGGACTAATTTTAGTcaacattttcaaagaatgatAAAGCTtagaaataaagtcttaatttaGATAACAAATAGTAGCCTTTAAAATGGAACCAAGACTCTGAAATATCTGATATCAATCAACATTTATGAACATTAGCATATATTAGTGAATAGCTATGTTAAGGCAAAAAACTGAGATATCATCTATTTCCATCAACATGTTAAAGATGATCAaagtataaaacatattttataaatgacatgaaatgatttcaaaaagGAATTCCTATGTCACAGAACTTTCTATTAGAAAAGTGCCATAAAagtataattgaaaataaaatttgatccTTCAAAATAAGgtggaaagatagaaagacaaGCTTTTGAGTATTTATGTGGAATTGTTTGCCAAATCTCCTGAAATGATACCTCGTTCCCATTAAGTCAGTAGACACTCACTATATAGGCTATTTTTCTTTAGAACTGTATTTTGtgaagagtctatttttttttcttttctttgttgtgaggattagaagTTTGAGAGGATAACATCCTGCCTCAGAAGTCCATTTTTGATAACAGAAAATTACTTAAACTTATgcatatattaataattacatacAGTAAATGAAAatcctctctgaaataaatatattgtaatatcaaaatcttcataatcttttttttaagagaagagagaaataaagagtaaatcagttacatttacatttattaaactATGGAGTAGATATGAAGCCTTTGAAATCTAcaatgatattttacattttggtcaTCACAATTCTATCTGCATTGCTCTTGCTTTAACCTTTTGATAGTGTTCACAGTAACCTAATTTTCATCATGTGTACCTGAAAACTttgtatgtcatatatatattttaaagaatatcttgCTTCTTTTTTGGGTTAGAATTTTCTATAAAGGGTAATATTTGAAAAAGTTAATTTGTTACCTAAAGCAACTATCCTCTTTAATCATTTTCAAATGAGTAAAGTTGCAtctttatgagtttattttgaaaatttggttACTATAATAGAAACTAACTGGAAATTAAAAGCTAAGTATATTTCTATGACTCACATACAATATAGtgtattatttcaaattttattctaaaatatttttaaatgttcaacaGAATACTACTGTTCTCTCTGAAATGATCTCTTTATACAGTGATGAAATTTAAcacactattttttataatcttttttaaaatgatacctACACTCCAGAATTAGTGAATTATAAAAGTTTCAGATATTTtagtttggttaaaaaaataaacacttatatttaaatcttttaaaaaaataagcaatacaCCAGCTAAGAATTGAAATACATACTATTGAACTACTATTCTATATAGTTCAAAATTCCTATGTCCTATAAAACACCTTTCTATGAAGTGAATCACTTAATGAAATTATTGCTTTGGATATAAATGCTTTGGCCTTCAGAGTATGCTAGTCTATAAATAAATGCTTCATTCCCCACCCATAACTGCCCTTCTAAAAGAAAGCCTACCAGTAGTCATGCACAGTAGTGAGcaaacttaaattaaaaactattgtGCATACAGAGCAAAGGAAgctaatttttatgttaaagcaGTTTTTACCATCCAACATCTAAAGAGTTATTGTGAATTACCTTTAAACCACAGTCTTTAAGATTGAATTAATTTTCTGAATGCTTTTAGAAGTGACATTATGCTACCGCTTTCAAAATCTcttaaatgacaaatattttacatttcacaaaTAGTACCTAAATAGGTCTAATTATATAGATTTCCCTTCATCTGGGAACTAAAATGCTATAGGGGTCTTCCTGAACCACAGTAAATGCCATCAGTTGAGAGAGTTTATCTCAGAATGAGGATTAGGatatttagagatgaagaaatactCAATAACTgagaatagtttgaaaagagtGATCTACCTTGAATTGTGTTTAAGTCACAATCAAAATACAGATTACTTGTGTAAAAATCCAGGCTGCTAAATAAACAATGATTTCATAATTATAGTAATACAAGTAAGTAGAAAACCTTTCAATtaatggaaattaagaaaatcataaatctAATGTATAATTCTCAATACTCCCAATCGCTTTGCAAGTACTCATTTGGATAACAATACAACAGCAACAAAGAGCTCctttgaaatgtatattttttcagtttatttcaaaTGCTGTGTAGCATAAGAACCTACTCCTTAGAGAGAAATTTTTAGTCACAGAAAAGTAGTATGAAACATATTCCAAAGTGCTGAAGGAATTAACTGCCCTATTAGGTAATGAATACCCAGAGGAATAAGCATTAGTGATTTATGGCTTAAAGTGCTTGGGTCTAATCATCATTTTGGCCTCTTTAAGGGAGGACTTGTAGCCACCAGGGTGTGCCTCACTTATACCAGGCCAGGTACCCCAGAAAATCCCATTACGGACACCTCTGTATTTTTGGTGATAATATCTGCCATTTAAGTTTGCAGAAAGACATGCATCAAACCACCAGCCTGAACTGTAATAGAGTCCACAGTTCCCAGAGGGATATCGATCATTGTCTCTATCTGGGGTGGTAAAAAACTTCAGATCGTGGTTATAATGTTTACTGAAATGTAAGGCATCTCCCGCTGTGCCATTATAGTTACCGATGTGTAATCGGTATTTGAGAAACTCGTTGGCCACATAAAACTGATCATACAAGGCATAGAGTTTGACACCATTAAAGTCTTCAAGATCTATCCTTAGAATCATATCCTTACTCTTGGTCAAAAGATGAATTTTATCATTCCCCAACCAAAATTCTCTTCTGAGGTTTCCAAAGCCCACTTTATAGTCTTGCCATGTTCTGGTGAAGTTGGTGCTTCCATCGAGACGTGCCTGCAGCACTGTCCAGCCTCCCCCCATGGTCTCCATGTCGCAGAAAACTTCGAAGCTACTGTTTTTGGGATCCGGTGTAACTCTGTAGGTCTCACTGCTTCTTTTGCCTATTGTGTAGTAGTCAGAGCAATCTTTATATATTAGATGTTG containing:
- the FGL2 gene encoding fibroleukin, which produces MPPAGWCWLGPVLAACGLLAVADGAAEAGGGAGAGAEAACPATLRSTGRCAAGGECAYEVRLPALTVQLPAQWGRLEEVFKEVQNLKETVNSLKKSCQDCKLQADDSRAPGRGGQLSPSPGAPGEAEDGRVRELESEVNKLSADLKDAKEEIDVLHGRLEELSLVNMNNIENYVDSKVANLTSVVNSLDGKCSSKCPSQEHTQSRPVQHLIYKDCSDYYTIGKRSSETYRVTPDPKNSSFEVFCDMETMGGGWTVLQARLDGSTNFTRTWQDYKVGFGNLRREFWLGNDKIHLLTKSKDMILRIDLEDFNGVKLYALYDQFYVANEFLKYRLHIGNYNGTAGDALHFSKHYNHDLKFFTTPDRDNDRYPSGNCGLYYSSGWWFDACLSANLNGRYYHQKYRGVRNGIFWGTWPGISEAHPGGYKSSLKEAKMMIRPKHFKP